The following proteins are encoded in a genomic region of Mycolicibacterium confluentis:
- a CDS encoding Hsp70 family protein — protein MRGGTLRAVGLSVGTTTLAAVTSDNAVRRPPSVTVAGRPITDFVDRVGDPVGILAADGSSHRAERLLAEALRAAAYDATRGAPLPDVVAVSTPAHWRQASVDALTRALARVPEWSRRPPMVLSDVDAAATAMQTDPGLPLRGVLAVCDFGGSGTSLTLVDAAHSAARIGATVRHPDLAGDTVDQALLTHVIGELAGAGSVDLNSTSAIGSLWNLRAQCRAAKERLSASAVTALPVELPEFRGDIRITRAELDALVREPLDDFLRLLDDTLRRNGIHPADLSAVVTVGGGAAMSTITTTLSEHLRVPVITRPRPDLVAATGAALRALRGPADTTATALATAVPAAAAPSAAVAAAAPVVPPSAASTSAQSLAWSEVPAAPDDALDLDLEDDAAPFTGLTGARPMIEFDTPDEEPGPQGIRWYRRPTTVMVAAAAVLIAAVSATAVVLVNDAGVVHQVSDPTPSISTTPPAPAPVVAAPPAQAPAPEAVAPPPRTVVVAPAPVTHQVQNAPAPAPVEAPPPAPAPVEAPPPAPEPEPAAPVTSTVTETVTPSPTPTPPPSPEPKPEPEPEPEPSSPAPQPSADPPVQQWIPTIPPIPTIPGLPPALQPPGTQR, from the coding sequence ATGAGGGGCGGTACTTTGCGCGCGGTTGGACTGTCGGTCGGCACCACCACGCTGGCCGCCGTCACCTCGGACAATGCTGTGCGCAGACCCCCGTCGGTGACGGTGGCCGGGCGCCCCATCACCGATTTCGTCGACCGGGTCGGCGACCCCGTGGGCATCCTGGCCGCCGACGGATCCAGCCACCGCGCCGAACGCCTGCTCGCCGAAGCCCTGCGGGCTGCGGCCTACGACGCGACACGCGGCGCGCCCCTGCCCGACGTCGTCGCCGTCTCGACCCCCGCGCACTGGCGGCAGGCCTCGGTGGACGCCTTGACCCGTGCGTTGGCGCGGGTTCCGGAGTGGTCACGACGCCCACCCATGGTGCTGTCCGACGTCGACGCGGCGGCGACGGCCATGCAGACCGATCCCGGGTTGCCTCTGCGCGGCGTGCTGGCGGTGTGCGATTTCGGGGGCAGCGGGACAAGTCTGACGCTCGTCGACGCGGCCCACAGCGCTGCGCGCATCGGCGCGACCGTGCGCCACCCCGACCTGGCCGGCGACACCGTGGACCAGGCACTGCTGACCCACGTGATCGGCGAGTTGGCCGGCGCGGGGTCGGTGGACCTCAACAGCACCTCGGCGATCGGCTCGCTGTGGAATCTGCGGGCCCAATGCCGGGCGGCCAAGGAGCGTCTGTCGGCGAGCGCGGTGACCGCGCTGCCCGTCGAGCTGCCCGAGTTCCGTGGCGACATCCGCATCACCCGCGCCGAACTCGACGCGTTGGTGCGCGAACCCCTCGACGACTTCCTGCGCCTGCTCGATGACACGTTGCGCCGCAACGGCATCCACCCCGCAGACCTCAGCGCGGTGGTCACAGTCGGCGGCGGTGCGGCGATGTCCACCATCACCACGACGCTGTCGGAACATCTGCGCGTGCCCGTCATCACCAGGCCACGGCCCGATCTCGTCGCGGCCACTGGTGCGGCGCTGCGTGCCCTGCGCGGACCCGCCGACACGACCGCGACCGCGCTGGCCACGGCGGTGCCCGCCGCCGCGGCGCCGTCCGCGGCTGTGGCAGCTGCCGCGCCCGTCGTCCCGCCCTCGGCGGCATCGACGTCGGCGCAGTCACTGGCGTGGTCCGAGGTGCCCGCCGCCCCGGATGACGCCCTCGACCTCGACCTTGAGGACGACGCGGCACCGTTCACGGGCCTGACGGGTGCGCGGCCGATGATTGAGTTCGACACCCCTGACGAGGAACCCGGGCCCCAGGGGATCCGTTGGTATCGCCGTCCGACCACCGTGATGGTCGCCGCCGCCGCGGTGTTGATCGCGGCCGTCAGCGCCACCGCGGTGGTGTTGGTGAACGACGCCGGGGTGGTGCATCAGGTGTCCGATCCGACGCCCAGCATCAGCACGACCCCGCCCGCGCCCGCCCCGGTGGTCGCCGCGCCCCCAGCGCAGGCACCCGCGCCCGAGGCCGTCGCACCGCCGCCGCGCACCGTCGTCGTCGCACCGGCGCCGGTCACGCACCAGGTGCAGAACGCCCCGGCGCCCGCACCCGTCGAGGCGCCCCCACCGGCGCCCGCACCCGTCGAGGCGCCCCCACCGGCGCCCGAGCCCGAACCTGCTGCGCCCGTGACCTCGACCGTCACCGAGACGGTGACTCCCAGTCCGACGCCCACGCCGCCGCCGAGTCCTGAGCCCAAACCCGAGCCTGAGCCTGAGCCCGAACCCAGCTCACCGGCCCCGCAGCCCAGCGCGGATCCACCCGTCCAACAGTGGATTCCGACCATCCCGCCGATCCCGACCATTCCGGGACTGCCGCCGGCCCTGCAGCCGCCGGGCACGCAGCGCTGA
- a CDS encoding PE-PPE domain-containing protein: MDALAEGGTSVGTSQGRHRAQRTQSKKAPAVGAVGVAGVAVGVAAVLGMTPTLSATPELAGTTWYLRGTNIGDEPTDKQFVEFMDRVFDGTDTTQPAVTQKVEYNAGLWPFSRNGFDDLKWNASVQQGVDNLGDKNPGAGDVVFAFSQGAVAASKFKAENPNLGVTYILVENPSRPNGGVMQRFKGLTIPILDITFSGATPDNGDKTIDIARQYSGWSDFPTYPLNLLATVNSIAGIYYLHGRTQRLEDLEAELANIDKDNRDYYQQHGNTEYYLIPTDRLPILMPFTGIVPENILNAVDKPLRVIIEAGYDRSDYSKPTGAQLFPKLKPFTLDKDLSDPTAKSVAQELKEQSAQGAGGADVDGAPTRTVATPTLPKLTLPDVKQSRLELRERISARQAARHAADKSLADKDASPRSRPEHPGTAIRTALKSLTPKAAKPKPKAEATSSAQD, translated from the coding sequence TTGGATGCACTGGCAGAGGGCGGGACATCGGTGGGCACATCGCAGGGGCGGCATCGCGCGCAGCGAACACAGTCGAAGAAGGCACCGGCGGTGGGGGCGGTCGGCGTGGCGGGCGTCGCCGTTGGCGTCGCCGCCGTCCTGGGGATGACGCCGACGCTGTCGGCCACTCCCGAGTTGGCGGGCACCACCTGGTATCTGCGTGGCACCAACATCGGTGACGAACCGACGGACAAGCAGTTCGTCGAGTTCATGGACCGAGTCTTCGACGGCACCGACACCACCCAACCGGCAGTCACCCAGAAGGTTGAGTACAACGCCGGCCTGTGGCCCTTCTCCCGCAACGGTTTCGACGACCTGAAGTGGAACGCGTCGGTGCAGCAGGGCGTGGACAACCTCGGCGACAAGAACCCGGGTGCAGGCGATGTGGTCTTCGCGTTCTCGCAGGGCGCGGTCGCGGCGTCGAAGTTCAAGGCCGAGAACCCCAACCTCGGTGTCACCTACATCCTGGTAGAAAATCCCAGCCGCCCCAACGGCGGTGTGATGCAGCGCTTCAAGGGCCTCACCATCCCGATCCTCGACATCACCTTCAGCGGCGCGACCCCTGACAACGGCGACAAGACGATTGACATCGCGCGGCAGTACTCCGGATGGTCGGATTTCCCGACGTATCCGCTGAATCTGCTGGCCACCGTGAACTCGATCGCGGGCATCTACTACCTGCACGGCCGCACGCAGCGCCTCGAAGACCTCGAAGCCGAACTCGCGAACATTGACAAGGACAACCGGGATTACTACCAGCAGCACGGCAACACCGAGTACTACCTGATCCCCACCGATCGCCTGCCGATCCTGATGCCGTTCACCGGCATCGTGCCGGAGAACATCCTCAACGCCGTCGACAAGCCGCTGCGAGTGATCATCGAAGCTGGTTACGACAGAAGCGATTACAGCAAGCCCACGGGTGCCCAGCTGTTCCCCAAGCTCAAGCCGTTCACACTGGACAAGGACCTGTCCGACCCCACCGCGAAGAGCGTTGCGCAGGAACTCAAGGAGCAGTCCGCCCAGGGCGCCGGCGGCGCGGACGTCGACGGGGCACCGACCCGCACCGTGGCCACGCCCACGCTGCCGAAACTGACGTTGCCCGACGTCAAGCAGTCCAGACTCGAACTGCGCGAACGCATCAGCGCCCGGCAGGCCGCCAGGCACGCCGCCGACAAGAGCCTCGCTGACAAGGATGCCTCCCCGCGCAGCAGGCCCGAGCATCCCGGCACCGCGATCCGCACCGCGCTCAAATCGCTGACGCCCAAGGCAGCCAAGCCCAAGCCCAAGGCTGAGGCCACCTCCTCCGCCCAGGATTAA
- a CDS encoding DUF3145 domain-containing protein, which produces MRASNQFADATTGVVYIHASPAAVCPHVEWALSSTLNARAKLTWTPQPAMPGQLRAVTNWVGPVGTGAQLANALRSWTVLRFEVTEDPSEGVDGQRFCHTPQLGLWSGTMSANGDTMVGEMRLRALMAAGADTLAAELDSVLGIAWDDALEPYRNGGDGAEVAWLNRGVG; this is translated from the coding sequence ATGCGTGCGTCGAACCAATTTGCCGACGCGACTACAGGTGTGGTCTACATTCATGCCTCACCCGCGGCGGTGTGCCCACATGTGGAGTGGGCGCTTTCTTCGACCCTGAACGCCAGGGCGAAGCTGACCTGGACGCCCCAGCCGGCGATGCCAGGGCAGCTGCGCGCCGTCACCAACTGGGTGGGCCCGGTGGGCACCGGCGCGCAGTTGGCGAACGCGCTGCGGTCGTGGACGGTGCTGCGCTTCGAGGTCACCGAGGACCCGAGCGAGGGCGTCGACGGGCAGCGGTTCTGCCACACCCCGCAACTGGGCCTGTGGAGCGGAACGATGAGCGCCAACGGCGACACCATGGTGGGCGAGATGCGACTGCGTGCCCTGATGGCCGCCGGCGCCGACACCCTGGCCGCCGAACTGGACTCCGTGCTTGGCATCGCCTGGGACGACGCATTGGAGCCCTACCGCAACGGCGGTGACGGGGCCGAGGTTGCGTGGCTGAATCGGGGCGTCGGCTAA
- a CDS encoding class I SAM-dependent methyltransferase encodes MPESSIVVRPEPTDSPTYTAASRLQASGLLPAVDLFVDAAKTVPLPQPPTPLLLADYGAGTGHNALLPISRAIQALRDRTPREQPVLVAHTDAFDNDFSTLFDTLENDPDSYLTRDGAVYASAIGRSFYQQILPSYSVSLGWSSWAIHWLSRIPTAIPDHVLPAYSRDEQVRAACERQAAHDWHEFIAFRGRELTHHGRLVVLTMGLDEDGQLGLKPLVDSLYTGLRELWSSGLISAQELHGMIIPIVGRSEKDFVAPFAPKDRFEGLSIEHLETFDGQDRYFQQFRADKDARAFGRQWGSFIRAATFSCLIAGLEGGRADPRAGELSDRLERSVAEQMAAAPQEMHMPMVKLVLLKHTRPK; translated from the coding sequence ATGCCCGAGTCCAGCATCGTCGTTCGGCCGGAGCCCACGGACAGCCCGACCTACACCGCGGCCTCGCGGCTGCAGGCCTCCGGTCTGCTGCCCGCGGTCGATCTGTTCGTCGACGCCGCCAAGACCGTTCCCCTGCCGCAGCCCCCCACGCCGCTTCTCCTCGCGGATTACGGCGCGGGGACGGGACACAATGCGCTGCTTCCGATCTCCCGCGCGATCCAGGCCCTGCGGGACCGGACACCGCGTGAACAGCCCGTGCTGGTCGCGCACACCGACGCCTTCGACAACGACTTCTCCACGCTGTTCGACACGCTGGAGAACGATCCGGACAGTTACCTGACCCGCGACGGGGCGGTGTACGCCTCGGCCATCGGGCGGTCGTTCTACCAACAGATCCTGCCGTCGTACAGCGTCTCGCTGGGCTGGTCGTCGTGGGCGATCCACTGGTTGTCCCGCATCCCGACCGCCATCCCCGACCATGTGCTGCCCGCCTACAGCCGCGACGAGCAGGTGCGGGCCGCCTGCGAGCGCCAGGCCGCCCACGACTGGCATGAGTTCATCGCATTCCGGGGCCGCGAGCTGACCCATCACGGCCGACTTGTGGTGTTGACGATGGGTCTCGACGAGGACGGTCAGCTGGGCCTGAAGCCTCTGGTCGACAGCCTGTACACGGGCCTGCGGGAGCTGTGGAGTTCGGGCTTGATCAGCGCGCAGGAACTGCACGGCATGATCATTCCGATCGTCGGTCGCAGCGAGAAGGACTTCGTGGCGCCGTTCGCACCCAAGGACCGGTTCGAGGGGCTGTCGATCGAGCACCTGGAGACCTTCGACGGCCAAGACCGGTACTTCCAGCAGTTCCGGGCCGACAAGGACGCGCGAGCCTTTGGCAGACAATGGGGTTCGTTCATCCGGGCAGCGACGTTCAGCTGCCTGATCGCGGGCCTGGAGGGTGGCCGTGCCGACCCTCGGGCCGGAGAGTTGAGCGACCGCCTCGAACGCAGCGTCGCCGAGCAGATGGCGGCCGCGCCGCAGGAGATGCACATGCCGATGGTGAAGCTGGTGCTGCTCAAGCACACCCGGCCGAAGTAG
- a CDS encoding SHOCT domain-containing protein, giving the protein MNRRAPRGLLIAAVVSIVVSVIGFVASLLLNAFVFDDYDAYGQVPIPGSAELHLPAGDVTISFHTVTIGSPSGALPIPDLRMNLSGPGGRDPEVTESIGTTTTVNNDMRRRVWVAHIPAEGVYTVETDGEVGAFVRPTLTFGRDGGRAWLPWVFVAIFANGLIDLVVGGVWLSRIRRREQQPVFDASPMPPMSVTPAQSYTPTDDGVRIEALRTLSALRDSGALTEDEFQAEKRRVLDGM; this is encoded by the coding sequence GTGAATCGCCGTGCTCCACGGGGCCTGTTGATTGCCGCGGTCGTGTCGATCGTGGTGTCGGTCATCGGGTTCGTCGCATCGCTGCTGCTGAACGCGTTCGTCTTCGACGACTACGACGCCTACGGGCAGGTGCCGATACCCGGCAGTGCCGAGCTGCACCTGCCCGCGGGGGACGTCACCATCTCATTCCACACCGTGACGATCGGCAGTCCGTCGGGCGCGCTGCCGATTCCCGATCTGCGGATGAACCTCAGCGGTCCGGGCGGCCGGGACCCCGAGGTCACCGAGAGCATCGGAACGACCACCACGGTCAACAACGACATGCGGCGTCGCGTGTGGGTGGCGCACATCCCCGCCGAAGGGGTCTACACGGTCGAGACCGACGGCGAGGTGGGCGCGTTCGTCCGCCCGACGTTGACGTTCGGCCGCGACGGCGGCCGCGCGTGGCTGCCGTGGGTGTTCGTCGCGATCTTCGCCAACGGCCTCATCGACCTGGTGGTCGGGGGAGTGTGGCTGTCCCGGATCAGGCGCCGCGAGCAGCAACCGGTGTTCGACGCGTCACCGATGCCGCCGATGTCGGTGACGCCTGCGCAGTCCTATACGCCCACCGACGACGGAGTCCGCATCGAGGCACTCAGAACCCTGTCGGCACTGCGTGATTCGGGTGCGCTGACCGAGGACGAGTTCCAGGCAGAGAAACGGCGCGTACTCGACGGAATGTGA
- a CDS encoding DUF4262 domain-containing protein, giving the protein MCDHPDASNEDVLDEVRMRISVHGWAIQYIESDRAPYAYTVGLDAFGLPELLVSGLDPQRAGWLLNRLARQARMQGIPEAGVQLRLPSGTKVEFVDIPHPDAHLNFAVAIEGPMIRARQVVWADDRGRWPWGPGFDGGGVAQPVLGPRELKAG; this is encoded by the coding sequence ATGTGCGACCACCCCGACGCCAGCAACGAGGACGTCCTCGACGAGGTGCGTATGAGGATCAGCGTCCACGGTTGGGCGATCCAGTACATCGAAAGTGACCGTGCGCCGTACGCGTACACGGTCGGACTCGACGCGTTCGGCCTTCCGGAACTGTTGGTCAGCGGGCTGGATCCGCAGCGGGCCGGTTGGCTGTTGAACCGGCTGGCCCGGCAGGCTCGCATGCAGGGAATCCCCGAGGCCGGCGTGCAACTGCGGCTGCCGTCGGGCACCAAGGTCGAGTTCGTCGACATCCCGCACCCGGACGCACACCTGAACTTCGCCGTCGCAATCGAGGGCCCGATGATCCGCGCGCGGCAGGTGGTGTGGGCCGACGACCGTGGCCGGTGGCCATGGGGTCCGGGATTCGACGGCGGCGGCGTGGCCCAACCGGTGCTGGGTCCGCGTGAGCTGAAGGCCGGTTAG
- a CDS encoding S-(hydroxymethyl)mycothiol dehydrogenase, producing the protein MSQTVRGVISRSKKQPVELVDIVIPDPGPGEVVVDILACGVCHTDLTYREGGINDEYPFLLGHEAAGTVESVGEGVTNVEPGDFVILNWRAVCGQCRACKRGRPHLCFDTFNATQKMTLTDGTELTPALGIGAFADKTLVHEGQCTKVDSDADPAVAGLLGCGVMAGIGAAINTGAVTRDDTVAVIGCGGVGDAAIAGAALVGAKKIIAVDTDNRKLHWAREFGATHTINAKELDPVATIQDLTDGFGADVVIDAVGRPETWKQAFYARDLAGTVVLVGVPTPDMTLEMPLVDFFSRGGSLKSSWYGDCLPERDFPTLISLYLQGRLPLEKFVSERIGLDAIEDAFHKMHAGEVLRSVVVLK; encoded by the coding sequence ATGAGTCAGACAGTGCGTGGGGTGATTTCCCGGTCCAAGAAGCAGCCCGTGGAGTTGGTCGACATCGTGATCCCGGATCCGGGTCCCGGTGAGGTGGTCGTCGACATTCTCGCGTGCGGGGTGTGTCATACCGATCTGACCTACCGCGAGGGTGGGATCAACGACGAGTACCCGTTCCTTCTTGGTCATGAGGCCGCGGGCACGGTGGAGTCGGTCGGTGAGGGCGTGACCAACGTCGAGCCGGGCGACTTCGTGATCTTGAACTGGCGTGCGGTGTGTGGGCAGTGCCGGGCCTGTAAGCGTGGCCGCCCGCACCTGTGCTTCGACACGTTCAACGCCACCCAGAAGATGACGCTGACCGACGGCACCGAGCTGACCCCTGCGTTGGGGATCGGGGCGTTCGCCGACAAGACCCTGGTGCATGAAGGACAGTGCACCAAGGTCGATTCCGACGCCGATCCGGCGGTCGCGGGCCTGCTGGGCTGCGGTGTGATGGCCGGCATCGGCGCGGCGATCAACACCGGCGCGGTGACCCGCGATGACACGGTGGCCGTGATCGGCTGCGGCGGTGTGGGTGATGCCGCGATCGCCGGCGCCGCCCTGGTCGGCGCCAAGAAGATCATCGCCGTCGACACCGACAACAGGAAACTGCACTGGGCCCGCGAGTTCGGCGCCACCCACACCATCAACGCCAAGGAACTCGACCCGGTCGCGACCATCCAGGACCTGACCGACGGGTTCGGTGCTGACGTGGTCATCGACGCCGTCGGCCGACCGGAGACCTGGAAGCAGGCCTTCTACGCGCGCGACCTGGCCGGCACCGTGGTGCTCGTCGGCGTGCCCACCCCCGATATGACGCTCGAGATGCCGCTGGTGGACTTCTTCTCCCGCGGCGGCTCGCTGAAGTCCTCCTGGTACGGCGACTGCCTGCCCGAACGCGACTTCCCCACCCTGATCTCGCTCTACCTGCAGGGCCGGCTTCCGTTGGAGAAGTTCGTCTCCGAACGCATCGGCCTGGACGCCATCGAGGACGCGTTCCACAAGATGCACGCCGGTGAGGTGCTGCGCTCGGTGGTGGTGCTCAAATGA
- a CDS encoding MBL fold metallo-hydrolase — MSITRVVTSGTFSLDGGTWDVDNNIWIVGDDNDVIVFDAAHTADPIIEAVAGRNVVAVICTHGHNDHITVAPELSTALDAPILLHPADDMLWRMTHPDKDFHTVDDGVRLQAGGVELHAIHTPGHSPGSVCWYAPDLGAVFSGDTLFQGGPGATGRSFSDFPTILDSIKDKLGALPADTVVYTGHGDTTRIGDEIVNYDEWVARGH, encoded by the coding sequence ATGAGCATCACCCGCGTGGTCACCAGCGGCACCTTCAGCCTCGACGGCGGCACCTGGGACGTCGACAACAACATCTGGATCGTCGGTGACGACAACGACGTCATCGTCTTCGACGCCGCCCACACCGCCGACCCCATCATCGAGGCCGTCGCCGGCCGCAACGTCGTCGCCGTCATCTGCACCCACGGCCACAACGACCACATCACCGTCGCCCCCGAACTGTCCACCGCACTGGACGCGCCCATCCTGCTGCACCCTGCCGACGACATGCTGTGGCGAATGACGCATCCGGACAAGGACTTCCACACCGTGGACGACGGAGTCCGGCTGCAGGCCGGCGGGGTTGAACTGCACGCCATCCACACGCCGGGTCACTCGCCCGGGTCGGTGTGCTGGTACGCGCCCGACCTGGGTGCGGTGTTCTCGGGCGACACCCTGTTCCAGGGCGGACCCGGCGCTACCGGACGGTCCTTCTCCGACTTCCCGACCATCCTCGACTCGATCAAGGACAAGCTGGGTGCGCTGCCCGCCGACACGGTGGTCTACACCGGGCACGGTGACACCACCCGAATCGGCGACGAGATCGTGAACTACGACGAGTGGGTGGCTCGCGGCCACTGA
- a CDS encoding LapA family protein, with protein MASQSTDPNAPTGGRVRRFALRYWVALILLVLAAVFIAQNRDPVGIHILWITVSAPMWLFFTVLLVVGILVGLLLRRRRRS; from the coding sequence GTGGCCTCGCAGAGCACGGATCCGAACGCGCCCACCGGCGGTCGAGTTCGCCGGTTCGCGCTGCGCTATTGGGTGGCGCTCATCCTGCTGGTCCTGGCGGCGGTGTTCATCGCGCAGAACCGCGATCCGGTGGGCATCCACATTCTCTGGATCACGGTGTCCGCGCCCATGTGGCTGTTCTTCACGGTCCTGCTCGTGGTCGGCATTCTGGTCGGTCTTCTGCTGCGTCGCCGTCGACGGAGTTGA
- a CDS encoding serine hydrolase domain-containing protein codes for MSALDVLADWPVPTAAAAVVSTSGVMATFGETTARFRLASVTKPLVARAVQVAIEEGALELDTPAGPEGSTVRHLLAHASGLAMLDDAVLAKPGTRRIYSNSGFRVLAETLEAATEMSFGDYLTEAIFQPLAMSDSALPGGAAEAGFGAVSTVADLASFAGDLLAPATVSPQMHAEAVTVQFPGLGGVLPGYGSQRPNDWGLGFELRDGKSPHWTGADNSASTFGHFGQSGTFIWADPDAGLAAVVLTDRDFGEWAHTLWPSISDGILREFGAH; via the coding sequence ATGAGCGCGCTCGACGTCCTCGCCGACTGGCCCGTGCCCACCGCCGCTGCGGCCGTCGTGAGCACCTCGGGTGTGATGGCCACGTTCGGCGAGACGACCGCGCGGTTTCGGCTGGCGTCGGTGACCAAGCCACTGGTTGCCCGCGCGGTCCAGGTGGCGATCGAGGAGGGGGCGCTCGAACTCGACACGCCCGCCGGCCCCGAGGGGTCGACGGTGCGGCATCTGCTGGCGCACGCCTCCGGTCTGGCCATGCTCGACGATGCGGTGCTGGCCAAGCCCGGCACCCGACGCATCTACTCGAACTCCGGCTTCCGCGTGCTGGCCGAGACGCTTGAGGCGGCCACCGAGATGTCCTTCGGCGACTACCTGACCGAGGCGATCTTCCAACCTCTGGCGATGTCGGATTCGGCGCTGCCCGGCGGGGCCGCGGAGGCCGGGTTCGGCGCGGTGTCCACGGTCGCCGACCTCGCGTCGTTCGCTGGTGACCTGCTGGCGCCCGCGACCGTGTCCCCGCAGATGCACGCCGAAGCGGTGACCGTGCAGTTTCCAGGCCTGGGCGGCGTGCTGCCCGGGTACGGGTCACAACGCCCCAACGACTGGGGGCTGGGTTTCGAGCTTCGCGACGGCAAGAGCCCGCACTGGACGGGCGCGGACAACTCAGCGTCGACGTTCGGCCATTTCGGCCAGTCAGGCACCTTCATCTGGGCCGATCCGGACGCGGGACTGGCGGCCGTGGTGCTGACGGACCGGGACTTCGGGGAGTGGGCGCACACCCTGTGGCCATCAATTTCTGACGGCATTCTGAGAGAATTCGGCGCACACTAG
- a CDS encoding NAD(P)H-dependent amine dehydrogenase family protein: MKLKRIVIWGTGFVGKMVIAEVVSHPNFELVGVGVSDPQKVGRDVADICGLPAPTGVIATDDVDALIALQPDALVHYGPTAAHAEDNIRLITRFLRAGIDVCSTAMTPWVWPAMKSNPPNWIRPVEEACAEGGASCFTTGIDPGFANDLFPMTLMGLCSQVKRVRASELLDYTNYEGDYEFEMGIGREPEFRPLLENPEILIFAWGATVPMIAHAAGIELDEITTTWEKWVTPTERTSAKGVIPAGHVAAVRFTINGIYRGETRIQLEHVNRIGRDAAPDWPSGNDDDVYRVDVEGTPSIFQETAFRFTDGSGRDAAAAGCLATGMRALNAVPAVNDLPPGWVTPLDLPLIAGAGTIR, translated from the coding sequence ATGAAGCTGAAGAGGATCGTGATCTGGGGGACCGGGTTCGTCGGGAAGATGGTGATCGCCGAGGTGGTCTCGCACCCGAACTTCGAACTGGTGGGTGTCGGGGTCAGCGACCCGCAGAAGGTGGGCCGCGACGTCGCCGACATCTGCGGTCTGCCCGCACCGACCGGCGTGATCGCGACCGACGACGTCGACGCGCTCATCGCACTGCAACCCGACGCGCTCGTCCACTACGGGCCCACCGCGGCGCACGCCGAGGACAACATCCGCCTGATCACCAGGTTCTTGAGGGCAGGCATCGACGTGTGCTCCACCGCGATGACGCCGTGGGTGTGGCCCGCCATGAAGAGCAACCCGCCGAACTGGATCAGGCCCGTCGAGGAGGCGTGCGCCGAAGGTGGTGCCTCGTGCTTCACCACGGGCATCGACCCGGGATTCGCCAACGACCTGTTCCCGATGACGCTGATGGGGCTGTGTTCGCAGGTCAAACGCGTGCGAGCCTCGGAACTGCTGGACTACACCAACTACGAGGGCGACTACGAGTTCGAGATGGGCATCGGCCGCGAACCCGAGTTTCGCCCGCTGTTGGAGAACCCGGAGATCCTGATCTTCGCGTGGGGTGCGACCGTGCCGATGATCGCGCACGCGGCCGGCATCGAGCTCGACGAGATCACCACGACCTGGGAAAAGTGGGTCACTCCGACCGAGCGCACGTCGGCCAAGGGTGTGATCCCGGCCGGGCATGTCGCGGCCGTCCGATTCACGATCAACGGCATCTACCGCGGTGAGACGCGGATCCAGTTGGAGCATGTCAACCGGATCGGCCGTGACGCCGCACCGGACTGGCCGTCGGGCAACGACGACGACGTCTACCGCGTCGACGTCGAGGGCACGCCCAGCATCTTCCAGGAGACCGCGTTCCGCTTCACCGACGGATCGGGTCGCGATGCGGCCGCCGCGGGCTGTCTGGCCACCGGCATGCGAGCGCTCAACGCCGTCCCGGCCGTCAACGATCTGCCGCCCGGGTGGGTCACCCCGCTGGACCTTCCACTGATAGCCGGGGCCGGCACGATCCGCTGA